In one Diabrotica virgifera virgifera chromosome 5, PGI_DIABVI_V3a genomic region, the following are encoded:
- the LOC126885069 gene encoding piggyBac transposable element-derived protein 4-like, whose translation MFRKGLSEDELRRLAEESDFSDSSMSESTFYDSDADPVYNENVTDGSSDSYSSEYESRRKKAKICKQTQNCKEFTAGSSSNQKEADTRRIEKAESANVSLEAVIDDVSRNKITAGPSCIQKEADTRRIEKAESANVSLEAVIDDVVSRNKITWSDVPNPDDLNKFELSFTSGINQEELAKLTDHKPIDFYLLFIDRQVQDLLVTETNKYAEQTIIAGIVNESITKHSLMSNWRPIDRKELLRFLALIIWMGLDRKPKLRNYWSNNLLYKNEVSKMCEISRSRFEILLHFFHISDNESCPPGNRLYKISPLVQILNEKFQKMCTPRESLCIDETMVPFRGRLSFLQYIPGKRHTYGVKLFKLCVADGYTYAVKVYGGKEMQPSEKSLASRVVMELMQPLLDTGRSLYTDNFYTSVDLAHDLNNRKTHLVATLRSNRKHNPKAVVNAKLKRGDMKYLQSNTKVVIGKWKDKRDVLFLTTKDIPLMIDVQTKRGPVPKPSTIVDYNSAKSFIDVSDQKAAYNSPVRRSMKWYRKLAVELLTNTALVNSLVLYKSVTGKHLSITEFREQIVQSLLMPQTTSENSLTTSENSLTTLHTLDEKEKRGRCSACYKNFSNREGRASAMKNAKRVYTFCPACAVNTAYMCVKCFVNIHTCSLKK comes from the exons atgttcCGTAAAGGACTATCGGAAGACGAACTTCGCAGACTTGCTGAGGAGAGTGACTTTAGTGATAGTAGTATGTCTGAAAGTACGTTTTATGATTCTGATGCCGATCCAGTGTACAATGAAAATGTTACTGATGGTTCTTCAGACTCATACAGTAGTGAATATGAGTCTCGCagaaaaaaagctaaaatttGCAAACAAACACAAAATTGCAAAGAATTTACTGCAGGTTCTAGTTCTAACCAAAAGGAGGCTGATACAAGAAGGATAG AAAAAGCTGAATCTGCAAACGTTAGCCTGGAAGCTGTTATTGACGATgtatcaagaaataaaataacTGCAGGTCCTAGTTGTATCCAAAAGGAGGCTGATACAAGAAGGATAG AAAAAGCTGAATCTGCAAACGTTAGCCTGGAAGCTGTTATTGACGATGTTgtatcaagaaataaaataacATGGAGCGATGTGCCAAATCCAGATGATCTCAATAAGTTCGAACTATCATTTACTTCAGGAATAAATCAGGAAGAACTCGCAAAACTTACAGACCACAAACCAATAGATTTCTACCTACTGTTTATCGACCGTCAAGTGCAAGATTTGTTGGTTACTGAAACTAATAAATACGCCGAACAAACCATAATCGCTGGTATTGTAAATGAGTCAATAACGAAACATTCGCTTATGAGTAACTGGAGACCAATTGACAGAAAAGAATTGCTTCGATTTTTGGCTCTCATTATTTGGATGGGGTTAGACAGAAAACCGAAACTCAGAAATTATTGGAGTAACAATTTACTTTACAAAAATGAAGTTTCTAAAATGTGTGAAATAAGTAGAAGTCGATTTGAAATATTATTACACTTCTTTCACATTTCAGATAACGAGAGCTGCCCACCTGGAAACAGACTCTACAAAATTTCTCCTCTTGTACAAATACTAAATGAAAAGTTTCAGAAAATGTGTACTCCTAGAGAATCGTTATGTATTGACGAAACTATGGTGCCATTTCGTGGTAGActtagttttttgcaatacattcCTGGAAAAAGACACACATATGGAGTCAAATTGTTTAAACTTTGCGTCGCAGATGGATATACGTACGCTGTTAAAGTGTACGGTGGAAAAGAGATGCAACCATCTGAAAAGTCGTTAGCATCCAGAGTGGTGATGGAACTTATGCAACCGCTTCTAGATACAGGCAGAAGTTTATATACTGATAATTTTTATACGAGTGTTGACTTGGCTCATGATTTAAATAATAGGAAAACCCATTTAGTCGCAACATTACGTTCCAATAGGAAACACAATCCCAAAGCGGTAGTCAATGCAAAATTAAAAAGAGGTGACATGAAGTATCTACAGAGTAATACAAAAGTTGTTATCGGAAAATGGAAAGATAAACGGGACGTTTTGTTTTTAACGACCAAGGATATTCCTTTGATGATAGATGTTCAAACAAAACGTGGACCTGTTCCCAAACCATCGACCATTGTTGACTATAATTCTGCAAAATCTTTTATCGATGTGTCGGATCAAAAGGCTGCATATAATTCCCCTGTTCGACGAAGTATGAAGTGGTATCGTAAATTGGCTGTGGAATTACTAACAAATACCGCACTTGTTAACTCTTTAGTTCTCTACAAATCTGTTACTGGCAAACATCTCTCAATTACTGAGTTCCGTGAACAGATTGTTCAAAGTCTTTTAATGCCTCAAACAACTTCTGAAAACTCTTTAACAACTTCTGAAAACTCTTTAACAACTCTGCATACGTTGGACGAGAAAGAGAAAAGGGGAAGGTGTTCAGCATGTTACAAGAACTTTTCGAACCGTGAAGGAAGAGCATCAGCGATGAAGAATGCCAAAAGGGTATACACTTTTTGTCCGGCATGTGCCGTTAATACCGCATATATGTGTGTTAAGTGTTTTGTGAATATTCATACATgttctttgaaaaaataa